From a region of the Asterias amurensis chromosome 2, ASM3211899v1 genome:
- the LOC139954531 gene encoding nicotinamide phosphoribosyltransferase-like → MAHPSAVDNILLCTDSYKVTHHFQYPDGTTNVYSYFESRGGKFPETVFFGLQYIIKKWLQGKVVTKEKITEAKEFYKLHFGHDVFNEEGWNYIVEKHGGKLPLLIKAIPEGTVVPTKNVLFTVENTDPKVPWLTNWFETIFVQVWYPMTVATNSRAQKEVIAKYLSETADNLDSLPFKLHDFGFRGVGSVETAAIGGCSHMVNFMGTDTVAGLVLARKFYGCAMAGHSIPAAEHSTITTWGKSGERDAFANMLQKFPEGLVAVVSDSFDIYNACEKVWGEQLKDMVVERGNRDGVLVIRPDSGDPPEVVEKVLNILGKAFGTVTNSKGYKELPKYLRVIQGDGINLEMLDKILSCMKRGQWSAENVVFGSGGALLQKLNRDTQKCAFKCSSCTIKGERRDVFKEPKTDLVKKSKKGLLTLELENNKFVTVQEGKGNPDKDLLVPVFKNGALLVDYNLDDIRQRAELPLVKEISKK, encoded by the exons gtgactcaCCACTTTCAGTATCCCGATGGGACGACAAACGTGTACTCATATTTTGAAAGTCGAGGGGGCAAGTTTCCGGAGACGGTTTTCTTTGGTTTGCAGTACATCATTAAGAAGTGGCTACAGGGGAAGGTGGTAACCAAGGAAAAGATCACAGAGGCCAAGGAGTTTTACAAACTTCACTTTGGCCACGACGTCTTCAATGAAGAAGGATGGAACTATATTgttgag aaacacgGAGGTAAACTGCCCCTGCTCATTAAAGCCATTCCTGAAGGTACAGTCGTGCCGACCAAGAATGTTCTCTTCACCGTGGAGAACACTGACCCCAAAGTGCCCTGGCTGACAAACTGGTTTGAG ACTATATTTGTGCAGGTATGGTACCCTATGACCGTTGCTACTAACTCAAGGGCTCAGAAGGAAGTTATTGCCAAGTACCTGAGTGAGACGGCAGACAACCTAGACTCCCTACCATTCAAACTTCATGACTTTGGATTCAGGGGAGTTGGATCAGTTGAG ACGGCAGCCATTGGAGGATGCAGTCACATGGTGAATTTTATGGGCACAGATACTGTGGCTGGACTGGTACTTGCTAGGAAGTTCTATGGTTGCGCGATGGCTGGACATTCCATTCCTGCTGCAGAACACAG CACGATCACAACGTGGGGGAAAAGCGGAGAGCGAGATGCCTTTGCTAACATGCTGCAGAAGTTCCCAGAGGGACTTGTGGCGGTGGTCTCGGACAGTTTTGACATCTACAATGCTTGCGAGAAAGTGTGGGGGGAACAGCTGAAGGACATGGTCGTGGAACGAGGCAACAGAGATGGTGTGCTGGTCATACGACCAGATTCAGGAGACCCCCCTGAGGTTGTGGAAAAG GTTTTGAACATCCTTGGTAAAGCCTTCGGCACTGTTACCAACTCCAAAGGCTACAAGGAGTTACCCAAGTACCTGAGAGTCATCCAAGGAGACGGCATCAACCTAGAGATGCTAGACAAGATCCTTAGCTGTATGAAACGGGGTCAGTGGAGTGCAGAGAATGTCGTGTTTGGCAGTGGGGGCGCTCTCCTGCAGAAATTGAACCGTGACACGCAGAAGTGTGCATTCAAATGTAGCTCTTGCACCATCAAGGGGGAGCGA AGAGATGTATTCAAGGAGCCCAAGACAGATCTGGTGAAAAAGTCAAAGAAGGGACTCTTAACGCTCGAACTGGAGAATAACAAGTTTGTGACAGTCCAGGAAGGAAAAGGGAATCCAGACAAG GATCTACTCGTACCTGTATTTAAAAACGGCGCCTTACTAGTTGACTACAACCTAGACGACATCAGACAACGAGCAGAGCTTCCATTGGTCAAGGAAATTTCGAAAAAGTGA